A region of Dictyostelium discoideum AX4 chromosome 1 chromosome, whole genome shotgun sequence DNA encodes the following proteins:
- the gabT gene encoding 4-aminobutyrate transaminase translates to MSSSRLIKCLSSNNYIVRSFSKSSIPTTPTPDFPGEYKEPIVKTQIPGPQSKALIERLNKLQDPRAAHFFADYANSRGNYISDVDGNILLDLYCQIASIPIGYNNPELIKAAKSDRWVSAIINRPSLGVLPPKDWPALIENSFMQVSPKGLNQVFTAMCGSCANECAYKAVFMHYQHVKRGGKPFTPEELSSCMKNQEPGSPSLSILSFKKGFHGRTFGTLSTTRSKAIHKLDIPAFDWPAATFPDLKYPLAEHAKENREIEDRCLQEVEQLIKTWHIPVAGIIVEPIQAEGGDNYATPYFFQGLRDITKKHGVSMIVDEVQTGMGATGKFWAHEHWNLTSPPDIVTFSKKMQAAGFYHNLDYRPSESYRNFNTWMGDPVRALELEVVIGEIKKNHLLDNVVITGNYLKDGLFDIAARYPGLIQNIRGEGTFLAIDFPTPAERDRVISHIRLLGVEMGGCGERSIRFRPMLVCQPSHINQFLNRFDQTMKELYKN, encoded by the exons ATGTCTTCATCAAGATTAATTAAATGTTTAAGTTCAAACAATT aTATTGTTAGATCTTTctcaaaatcatcaattcCAACCACACCAACACCAGATTTTCCAGGTGAATATAAAGAACCAATTGTAAAGACACAAATCCCAGGTCCACAATCTAAAGCTTTAATTGAAAGATTAAATAAACTCCAAGATCCAAGAGCTGCTCATTTCTTTGCTGATTATGC aaattCAAGAGGTAATTATATTTCAGATGTTGAtggtaatattttattagatTTATATTGTCAAATTGCATCAATTCCAATTGGTTATAATAATccagaattaattaaagcaGCAAAATCTGATAGATGGGTATCAGCAATTATTAATCGTCCATCATTGGGTGTACTTCCACCAAAGGATTGGCCAGCATTAATTGAGAATTCATTTATGCAAGTATCACCAAAAGGTTTGAATCAAGTATTCACAGCAATGTGTGGATCATGTGCAAATGAATGTGCCTACAAAGCAGTTTTCATGCATTATCAACATGTTAAACGTGGTGGTAAACCATTTACACCAGAGGAGTTATCATCATGTATGAAGAATCAAGAGCCAGGTTCACCATCACTTTCAATTCTCTCCTTTAAGAAGGGTTTCCATGGTCGTACTTTTGGTACACTCTCAACCACTCGTTCAAAGGCAATTCATAAACTCGATATTCCAGCTTTCGATTGGCCAGCTGCAACCTTCCCAGATCTTAAATATCCATTGGCTGAACATGCTAAAGAGAATAGAGAAATCGAAGATAGATGTTTACAAGAGGTTGAACAACTCATTAAAACATGGCATATCCCAGTCGCTGGTATCATCGTTGAACCAATTCAAGCTGAAGGTGGTGATAACTATGCCACTCCTTACTTCTTCCAAGGCTTAAGAGATATCACCAAGAAACATGGTGTCTCTATGATCGTCGATGAAGTTCAAACTGGTATGGGTGCCACTGGTAAATTCTGGGCTCACGAACATTGGAATCTCACCTCTCCACCAGATATTGTCACCTTCTCAAAGAAGATGCAAGCCGCTGGTTTCTATCATAATTTGGATTACCGTCCATCCGAATCCTATCGTAACTTTAACACTTGGATGGGTGATCCAGTTAGAGCTCTCGAATTAGAGGTTGTCATTGGTGAAATCAAAAAGAATCATCTCCTCGATAATGTTGTCATCACTGGTAACTACCTCAAGGATGGTCTCTTTGATATTGCCGCTCGTTATCCAggtttaattcaaaatattagAGGTGAAGGTACTTTCTTGGCTATTGATTTCCCAACACCAGCTGAACGTGATCGTGTCATCTCTCACATTCGTTTATTAGGTGTTGAAATGGGTGGTTGTGGTGAAAGATCAATTCGTTTCCGTCCAATGTTAGTTTGTCAACCATCTCACATTAATCAATTCCTTAATCGTTTCGATCAAACAATGaaagaattatataaaaattaa
- a CDS encoding Kelch repeat-containing protein → MWRVEQIKNEPNSRCAHQSETIDGELYVFGGWNDDNEMLNDLFKLNIETWEWEEVKVENNFITPRNGHSLNSYNGKLIVFGGGSFSGFLNDIFIFDPKTVEWNCINTTGDIPSGRSKHSSTLLGDKLYIFGGGDGIRLYNDMYCLDLLKYEWKKINQENNNSNNNNINSNNNKNDKNNENNDNLIPSARWGHTMVDFGDGKHLILFAGHAGTKRINDLHLFNVETNEWRHQTLFSTDSDDTPLPRAGHSANMIGPHMIIFGGGDGHVINDIYGLDTRVWKWWKLRTVNAPDARCAHSATVVKNKLLIFGGGNGVQCLKKLLIMDNLEQLELLYKNRHLIKSIPTQNIINIPIVNNNNNNNNNNNNNNNNNSNNNNNNKRTNRNLDHIKNSFSQISANIQLKSKNIENNNHTVLPQFPSFKNNENNNNNINNINNRKESDKYRDSCLTESQKKDVKYFLNSIGMSKYVNRFIEEEIDSTVFHLLTENHLKEIGIKSLGERLSIIKGVREYSLSSI, encoded by the exons atgtggAGAGttgaacaaattaaaaatgaaccCAATTCAAGATGTGCCCATCAATCAGAGACAATAGATGGTGAATTATATGTATTTGGTGGTTggaatgatgataatgaaatgttaaatgatttatttaaattgaatataGAAACATGGGAATGGGAAGAAGTTaaagttgaaaataatttcataacACCAAGAAATGGtcattcattaaattcttataatggtaaattaattgtatttgGTGGTGGTTCATTTTCtggttttttaaatgatatatTCATTTTTGATCCAA AAACTGTTGAGTGGAATTGTATAAATACTACAGGTGATATACCATCTGGTAGATCAAAACATTCCTCAACATTATTAGgtgataaattatatatatttggtggtggtgatggtattAGATTATATAATGATATGTATtgtttagatttattaaagtATGAATggaaaaagataaatcaagaaaataataatagtaataataataatatcaatagtaataataataaaaatgataaaaataatgaaaataatgataatttaataccGTCTGCAAGATGGGGTCATACAATGGTAGATTTTGGTGATGGTaaacatttaatattatttgcaGGTCACGCAGGTACAAAAAGGATAAATGATCTccatttatttaatgttgaAACCAATGAATGGAGACATCAAACTTTATTTTCGACTGATAGTGATGATACACCATTACCAAGGGCAGGTCATTCTGCCAATATGATTGGTCCACATATGATTatatttggtggtggtgatggtcaTGTAATTAATGATATCTATGGTTTAGATACTCGAGTTTGGAAATGGTGGAAATTAAGAACTGTAAATGCCCCAGATGCACGTTGTGCTCATTCTGCAACTgtagtaaaaaataaacttttaatatttggtggtggtaatggtgtacaatgtttaaaaaaattattaattatggATAATTTAGAacaattagaattattatataaaaatagacatttaattaaatcaataccaactcaaaatataattaatataccaattgtaaataataataataataataataataataataataataataataataataattcaaataataataataataataaaagaacaaatagaaatttagatcatataaaaaattcattttctcAAATTTCTGCAAAcatacaattaaaatcaaagaatatagaaaataataatcatacaGTTTTACCACAATTTCCATCCTTTAagaataatgaaaataataataataatataaataatataaataataggaAAGAAAGTGATAAATATAGAGATAGTTGTTTAACTGAATCACAAAAAAAAg atgtaaaatattttttaaatagtatTGGAATGTCAAAATATGTAAATAGATTTATAGAAGAGGAAATTGATTCAACagtttttcatttattaacaGAGAATCATTTAAAAGAGATTGGAATAAAATCATTAGGTGaaagattatcaattataaagGGAGTAAGAGAATATTCTTTAtcttcaatttaa
- the polA gene encoding 3'-5' exonuclease domain-containing protein: MITISKQYKKNLNNLKTPLITNFFINSFSNNYNNYNNKYFTNDNIIINPITNQLDNNNSNNSNNSNNNNNNSNNSNNNNNSDDIKNDIKNDGINIIKKEIPKTKKMKIKIKSNVPYLSLSNGEKIYFKKPTNVIKKTIQQIPSSFVLNDYQMPFQQHPQIVDSPIIDTDFQFNSYNYGQDTFNTNNHHHRHSIEQMNFENIVNQITSSSSSSSSSSKTINVNNKKDSILNNIENNVNNNNVPIIGDTTTTTSTTMTTTMTTIKDIKIEKRKKHTVLIDGTLMAYKANATTPSLTNEGMNVNVLYGFMRSMLKVIDELKPIDSIVVCFDPKGGSSFRRDLYPEYKSNRPPTPPELLQQLLLIPEVTDSINVAFTKVDGYECDDLLATYSKLATQEGNKFIEGNDQYDPTHPESNRFNGSQVTIVTDDKDIYQLVNDNVSVYSTRRGSMVDKQGVIDKFGFEPNKFVTFQSLIGDKVDNIPGIPRIGEKTATDIIKKFGNLNSIIENIDQLPQKFIEPIRSSIDQLRISYQLAKLNDNVSINLNLDDIKYKPIDRTKFYNFLDKYNFTSIKSSVEKLNKLFSDNQEITTSTSTTNLETIKKNYSKVEFNYIDDENIKFDEISNEEINQLKPKNVTMVRDVETARMVVSILMKQKDRFHACDTEVIDIDLKKFSPIGHGKMICFSIYCGPQVKFHDGNSRVWVDVMDDIEGDEILQVFKEYFEDESILKVWHNYAFDRHIFYNHGINVKGFGGDTLHMARLWNASRMNSGGYSLEALSKELLNKPKVPIKDLFGTRKIKADGEEGKSIVIPPLERIQRDSKFILNWIEYSSLDSELTWLLRENIHIKLRDMEWNQGTTMWDFYYLMWRPFGHLLTEMEQRGLKVDIDYLKSLEEKAYTDMEENRKVFLNWAKTHSPDAENMNPVSDAQIQQLFFAPVQNKKTKESLPLEKDFECDNLDGTIEVGKTKPKKKKTFYLRGIGMESKSLTTNGWPSVDSSSLRELAGKNPIDGKYGSAYDFFVKSKNECYKDLPIEEREQMGREASIAINALLELGSIGTLLNTFIIPLQKLADSNSRLHTSINVNTETGRLSSKKPNLQNQPALEKDRYKIRKAFTCEPGNTLIVADYGQLELRLLAHITNCKSMITAFQVGGDFHSRTAMGMYPHVKEAIDRGEVLLEWDGEGEPPKPLLKNVYASERRKAKTLNFSIAYGKTAHGLSQDWGVTLNEAKETLNRWYEDRPEVLVWQRKTIETAHKYGWTRTLMGRYRQLPDIKGNKGMKGHAERASINTPLQGGAADIVMKAMLIIEDNKRLKELGFKLIMQIHDELILEGPEQHADEARSIMMNLMSNPLTTPLLIDLVVDCRYAKTWYDAK, translated from the exons atgataacgatatcaaaacaatataaaaaaaatctaaataatttaaaaacacctttaattacaaattttttcataaattcattttctaataattataataattataataataaatattttactaatgataatataataataaatccaaTAACCAACCaattagataataataatagtaataatagtaataatagtaataataataataacaatagtaataatagtaataataataataatagtgatgatataaaaaatgatataaaaaatgatggcataaatattatcaaaaaagaaataccgaaaactaaaaaaatgaaaattaaaattaaatccaatGTTCcatatttatcattatcaaatggtgaaaagatttattttaaaaagccaACTAATGTAATAAAGAAAACTATTCAACAAATACCATCATCATTCGTTTTAAATGATTACCAAATGCCATTTCAACAACATCCACAAATTGTAGATTCTCCTATAATAGATACTGACTTTCAATTTAATAGTTATAATTATGGTCAAGATACttttaatactaataatcatcatcatcgtcactCAATTGAACAAatgaattttgaaaatatagtTAATCAaataacatcatcatcatcatcatcatcatcatcatcaaaaacaataaatgtaaataataaaaaagattcaatattaaataatattgaaaataatgtaaataataataatgtaccAATAATAGGtgatactactactacaacttcaacaacaatgaCAACAACAATGACAAcaataaaagatattaaaattgaaaaaagaaaaaaacatacTGTATTAATTGATGGTACATTAATGGCATATAAGGCAAATGCAACGACACCATCATTAACTAATGAAGGTATGAATGTTAATGTTTTATATGGATTTATGAGATCAATGTTAAAGGTTATTGATGAATTGAAACCAATTGATAGTATAGTGGTTTGTTTTGATCCAAAAGGTGGAAGTAGTTTTAGACGTGATTTATATCCAGAATATAAATCCAATAgaccaccaacaccaccagaattattacaacaacTTTTACTAATACCCGAAGTCACAGATTCAATAAATGTTGCATTCACAAAAGTCGATGGTTATGAATGTGATGATTTATTAGCAACCTATTCAAAACTTGCCACTCAAGAAGGCAACAAATTCATTGAGGGCAATGACCAGTATGATCCAACGCATCCAGAGAGTAATAGATTCAATGGGTCACAAGTTACAATAGTGACCGATGATAAAgatatttatcaattggttaATGATAATGTAAGTGTCTACAGTACTAGAAGAGGATCAATGGTAGATAAACAAGGTGtcattgataaatttgggtttgaaccaaataaatttgtaacTTTTCAAAgtttaattggtgataaaGTTGATAACATCCCAGGTATACCAAGAATTGGTGAAAAAACTGCAACTGATATCATAAAGAAATTTGGTAACCTAAATTCaatcattgaaaatattgatcaaTTACCTCAAAAATTCATTGAACCAATTAGGTCATCAATTGATCAATTAAGAATTTCTTATCAATTagcaaaattaaatgataatgtttcaataaatttaaatttagatgatattaaatataaaccaATTGATAGAACAAAA ttttataattttttagataaatataattttaccTCAATTAAAAGTTcagttgaaaaattaaataaactttttagTGATAATCAAGAaataacaacatcaacatcaacaacaaatttagaaacaattaaaaaaaattattcaaaagttgaatttaattatattgatgatgaaaatattaaatttgatgaaatttcaaatgaagaaattaatcaattaaaaccaaAGAATGTAACAATGGTTAGAGATGTTGAAACAGCAAGAATGGTAGTATCGATTTTAATGAAACAAAAAGATAGATTTCATGCATGTGATACAGAGgttattgatattgatttaaagaaattctcACCAATTGGACATGGTAAAATGATTTGTTTTAGTATTTATTGTGGACCACAAGTTAAGTTTCATGATGGTAATTCGAGAGTATGGGTTGATGTTATGGATGATATTGAGGGTGATGAGATTTTACAAGTTTTTAAAGAATACTTTGAAGATGAGtcaatattaaaagtttGGCATAATTATGCATTCGATAGACATATTTTCTATAACCATGGTATCAACGTCAAAGGCTTCGGTGGTGATACATTACATATGGCAAGATTGTGGAATGCTTCTAGAATGAATTCTGGCGGCTATTCATTGGAGGCCCTAAGTAaggaattattaaataaaccaaaGGTTCCAATTAAGGATTTATTTGGTACAAGGAAAATTAAAGCTGATGGCGAAGAAGGTAAATCCATAGTTATACCACCATTGGAAAGAATTCAACGTGATAGCAAATTCATATTGAATTGGATAGAATATTCATCATTGGATTCTGAATTGACTTGGCTACTTCGTGAAAATATTCATATCAAGTTGAGAGACATGGAATGGAATCAAGGTACTACAATGTGGGATTTCTACTACCTAATGTGGAGACCATTTGGACATCTATTGACTGAAATGGAGCAAAGAGGGCTAAAAGTGGATATTGACTATTTGAAATCTTTGGAAGAGAAAGCCTATACCGACATGGAGGAGAATAGAAAGGTGTTTTTAAATTGGGCAAAAACCCATTCACCAGATGCTGAAAATATGAATCCAGTTAGTGATgctcaaattcaacaactcTTTTTCGCACCCGTTCAAAATAAGAAAACCAAAGAATCTTTACCATTGGAAAAAGATTTCGAATGTGATAATTTAGATGGTACAATTGAAGTTGGTAAAACTAAaccaaagaaaaagaaaacattttatttaagaGGTATTGGCATGGAATCTAAGTCTTTAACTACAAATGGCTGGCCATCGGTGGATTCATCGTCACTTAGAGAATTGGCAGGTAAAAATCCAATCGATGGGAAGTACGGCTCAGCTTATGATTTCTTTGTGAAATCCAAAAATGAATGTTATAAAGATTTACCAATTGAAGAACGTGAACAAATGGGTAGGGAAGCATCAATTGCGATCAATGCTTTGTTAGAGCTTGGTAGTATCGGTACATTGTTGAATACATTTATAATACCATTACAGAAATTAGCCGACTCAAATTCACGTCTTCATACATCAATCAATGTAAATACAGAAACTGGTAGATTATCATCAAAGAAACCAAACCTTCAAAATCAACCAGCACTTGAAAAGGATCGttataaaattagaaaagcATTTACATGTGAACCTGGCAACACATTGATCGTGGCCGATTACGGTCAATTGGAGTTACGTCTACTAGCTCACATAACTAATTGTAAAAGTATGATAACAGCATTCCAAGTGGGTGGTGATTTTCATAGTAGAACCGCAATGGGTATGTATCCACATGTTAAAGAAGCAATCGATAGAGGAGAGGTATTGTTAGAATGGGATGGAGAGGGTGAGCCACCAAAACCACTCCTTAAAAATGTTTATGCCTCTGAAAGACGTAAAGCTAAAACTTTGAATTTCTCAATCGCCTACGGTAAAACCGCTCATGGTCTATCACAAGATTGGGGTGTAACCCTAAATGAGGCTAAAGAAACCCTCAATCGTTGGTATGAAGATCGTCCAGAAGTTTTAGTTTGGCAAAGAAAAACCATTGAAACCGCTCATAAATATGGTTGGACTAGAACTCTAATGGGTAGATATCGTCAATTACCCGATATAAAAGGTAACAAAGGTATGAAAGGTCATGCTGAAAGAGCTTCAATCAATACCCCACTTCAAGGTGGTGCAGCTGATATCGTAATGAAAGCAATGCTCATCATTGAAGATAATAAACGTCTAAAAGAATTAGGTTTCAAATTAATCATGCAAATTCATGATGAACTCATCTTGGAAGGTCCTGAACAACATGCAGATGAAGCTCGTTCAATCATGATGAACTTAATGAGTAATCCTTTAACAACTcctttattaattgatttagttGTTGATTGTAGATATGCTAAAACTTGGTATGAtgcaaaataa
- a CDS encoding hypothetical protein (Erwinia chrysanthemi IndA protein homolog-like) encodes MNFKIIYFIILSIIVSYFSKIGIDYYFSSDEIKERYSLFEYVVNDQIIKFGSNRDRDLFDRSHYNEEVFYNIKISKEVQDALRYGKPIVSLESTIISHGMPFPQNYETALEVESIVRSYGVIPATIAILNGTIHIGLTEKEIHYLATVGKDAIKTSRRDIAMVTSMGKTGSTTVSATILFSNLVGIKVFVTGGLGGVHRGAETSLDVSADLTELGKNGVMVVSAGVKSILDIGKTLEYLETQGVTVVTFGSDEFPAFFTKHSGVKTPNRLDTVDQCAKLLYSNQLLQLKSGMVVAVPPRDNEHSELIDRAIKESIEQSKVDGILGKDITPYLLKKVNEKTGGKSLESNIELVKNNARIGSQISKHYYNLLKNKQSPTSSTTTIKGDELVFNYFDQRVNTFLRNYFKTLSAETLLLNGPNKLKGLNGPKPNKQLADNHIEYDIVVVGGAVIDMISHPFKESGFQMETSNPGAISIKMGGVGRNVAEVLSRLQMNSLFISLVGDDVHSGLLMESFQKMNLSSNGVGIKVGSKTAIYNAIMNDRGDLAVAIAQMDIFDEITPSYISKFDLTSSKLLVFDGNIPIESMTYLAQLSRSKGIKLWFEPTSVYKSSKIVESFILSSITYISPNRDELIKISNEIIKKGLIKFENIINNDINDLENIKKHSIILIESGIKYIITKMGSKGVLLAYKKDDGEFKFELFSAPEVPDNKIVDVTGAGDSLVGCTIYSILLGHNLTTAIPQYGTPCAKESLLSTNPVSPNIKISLFK; translated from the exons atgaattttaaaattatatattttataattttatcaataatagtttcatatttttcaaagattggtattgattattattttagtagtgatgaaattaaagagagatattcattatttgaatatgtTGTAAAtgatcaaataataaaatttggtaGTAATAGAGATAGAGATCTTTTTGATAGATCACATTATAATGAAGAagtattttataatataaagaTATCAAAAGAAGTTCAAGATGCACTTAGATATGGTAAACCAATCGTATCATTAGAGTCTACAATTATTTCACATGGTATGCCATTCCCACAGAATTATGAAACTGCATTGGAGGTTGAATCAATCGTTAGATCATATGGTGTTATTCCAGCAACTATTGCAATTTTAAATGGTACAATTCATATTGGATTAACCGAGAAAGAGATTCACTATTTAGCAACGGTTGGTAAGGATGCAATTAAAACGTCACGTCGTGACATTGCCATGGTGACATCGATGGGTAAGACAGGATCTACCACGGTTTCAGCAACTATTTTATTCTCAAATTTAGTGGGTATCAAAGTGTTTGTCACTGGTGGATTGGGTGGTGTTCATAGGGGTGCCGAAACAAGTTTAGATGTGAGTGCAGATTTAACAGAGTTGGGTAAGAATGGTGTTATGGTAGTTTCAGCAGGTGTAAAGAGTATATTGGATATTGGAAAGACTTTGGAATATTTAGAGACTCAAGGTGTTACAGTGGTGACTTTTGGTTCTGATGAATTCCCAGCATTCTTTACAAAACATTCAGGTGTAAAGACACCAAATCGTTTGGATACCGTTGACCAATGTGCAAAACTTCTCTACTCAAATCAGTTACTTCAATTAAAGAGTGGCATGGTCGTTGCCGTGCCACCACGTGATAATGAACATTCTGAGCTCATTGACCGTGCAATcaaagaatcaattgaacAATCAAAAGTAGATGGTATTTTGGGTAAAGATATTACACCCTATCTCTTAAAGAAagtaaatgaaaaaactggtggtaaatcattagaatcaaatattgaattgGTTAAAAACAATGCTAGAATTGGTTCACAAATTTCTaaacattattataatttattaaaaaataaacaatcacCAACTAGTAGCACTACTACCATTAAAGGTGATGAATTAGTTTTCAACTATTTTGACCAACGAGTAAATACTTTTCttagaaattattttaaaacattatcaGCAGAGACTTTGTTATTAAATGgtccaaataaattaaaaggttTAAATGGaccaaaaccaaataaacaaTTGGCTGATAATCATATTGAGTATGATATTGTGGTGGTTGGTGGTGCAGTGATCGATATGATTTCTCATCCATTTAAAGAGAGTGGTTTCCAAATGGAAACTTCAAATCCGGGTgctatttcaattaaaatggGTGGCGTTGGTCGTAATGTTGCAGAGGTATTATCAAGATTACAAATGAATTCATTGTTTATTAGTTTGGTTGGTGACGATGTTCACTCTGGTCTATTGATGGaatcatttcaaaaaatgaatttatcaTCCAATGGTGTTGGTATCAAGGTTGGTAGTAAAACTGCAATTTACAATGCAATTATGAATGATCGTGGTGATTTGGCAGTTGCAATAGCTCAAATGGATATTTTCGATGAGATTACACCTTCCTACATttcaaaatttgatttaaccTCAAGTAAACTTTTAGTTTTCGATGGTAATATTCCAATTGAATCAATGACTTATTTAGCTCAACTATCAAGATCAAAAGGTATTAAACTTTGGTTCGAACCAACAAGTGTCTATAAATCTTCAAAAATCGTTGAATCATTCATTTTATCTTCAATTACCTATATTTCACCAAATAGagatgaattaattaaaatttcaaatgaaattattaaaaaaggtttaattaaatttgaaaatattataaataatgatataaatg atttagaaaatattaaaaagcatagtataattttaattgaatctggtataaaatatattattacaaaGATGGGATCAAAAGGAGTATTATTAGCTTATAAAAAAGATGATggagaatttaaatttgaattattttcagCACCAGAAGTACCAGATAACAAGATTGTAGATGTAACAGGTGCTGGTGATAGTTTAGTTGGTTGTACAATTTATTCAATATTACTTGGTCATAATTTAACAACTGCAATCCCCCAATATGGTACCCCTTGTGCAAAAGAAAgtttattatcaacaaatCCAGTTTcaccaaatattaaaatttctttatttaaataa